A single genomic interval of Spinacia oleracea cultivar Varoflay chromosome 6, BTI_SOV_V1, whole genome shotgun sequence harbors:
- the LOC110799298 gene encoding katanin p80 WD40 repeat-containing subunit B1 homolog KTN80.2 isoform X6, protein MAKRAYKLQEFAAHSANVNCLRIGKKACRLLLTGGDDHKVNLWSIGKPTSLMSLCGHTTPVESLAFDSTEVLVLGGASSGTVKLWDLQEAKMVRTLTGHRSNCTSVEFHPFGEFFASGSADTDLKIWDIRKKGCIHTYKGHNLGINAIKFTPDGRWVVSGGSDNVVKVWDLTAGKLLHDFKFHNGPITSLDFHPLEFLLATGSADRTVKFWDLETFEMIGSARPEAAGVRALTFHPDGRTLFCGYDNNLKVYSWEPVICHDSIDVGWSTLGDLCIREGNLIGCSSYRNSIGVWVADLSCVEPYGTADSGAPQERSPVELKADMRESQSAEATSTVGSSFGSRSSSPDTDSKDIKNIYVDYEKPISSRKTRLRNTSKPVPSDLKETSKLSSKKHNTPNATSGKSNGQAGGRSFITPTFVPRDSSSGKSFSNSRRESITPAKPGSVGSIKATYTRQSSKSKYDVDAADPNFLDRFVLEVGTRDSSGGKCFANSRRESIAPSKPTLTRKSSRTKFDIDDADPNFLDRLVLEVGAKDLDGDKNPTPESFEEKFEEKPSPPIVSDPQSGGEPFDRQEMQSVKVADGVAHGRTRSLVEKFERGRFVGSEDQTISASPDVVADRINSSATLKEEPQVSGRESPSASDAYVIEDLMENHDALLSGLRARLTKLQMVRHLWERNDIKGAITALKTLPDHFVQADVISVFAEKMEIVTMDLFSCMLPILVGLLDSKMERHAKMSLELLLKLVACYGPTIRSTISAPRCVGVDLHQEERIACCKQCFIQLQQIQGLLPALARKGGSVARSALELNLILQDHSV, encoded by the exons ATGGCGAAACGTGCTTATAAGCTCC AGGAATTTGCGGCACACTCagcaaatgtgaattgtcttcGGATAGGGAAGAAAGCATGCCGCCTTCTTCTGACGGGTGGAGATGATCATAAAGTTAACTTGTGGTCAATTGGCAAACCCACTTCTTTAATG AGCCTATGTGGCCATACCACTCCTGTCGAGAGCTTGGCCTTTGATTCGACAGAGGTGTTGGTGCTTGGTGGAGCTTCTTCTGGTACAGTGAAGTTATGGGATCTGCAAGAAGCAAAGA TGGTTCGAACTCTTACTGGTCATAGATCCAATTGCACTTCTGTTGAATTCCACCCATTTGGAGAATTTTTTGCATCTGGTTCAGCAGACACTGACTTAAAGATCTGGGATATAAGAAAAAAGGGATGTATTCACACATACAAGGGGCACAATCTCGGTATCAATGCTATTAAGTTCACACCTGATGGTCGATGGGTTGTTTCTGGTGGATCTGATAATGTTGTAAAG GTATGGGATTTAACTGCTGGAAAGTTGTTGCATGATTTCAAGTTTCATAATGGCCCTATCACATCCTTAGACTTCCACCCTCTCGAGTTCCTTCTAGCCACAG GTTCAGCAGATAGAACTGTTAAATTCTGGGATTTGGAAACTTTTGAAATGATTGGATCTGCCAGGCCCGAG GCTGCAGGAGTGCGTGCGCTAACCTTTCATCCTGATGGAAGGACCCTTTTTTGTGGATATGACAATAACCTGAAG GTTTATTCATGGGAGCCTGTAATATGTCATGATTCCATTGACGTTGGATGGTCAACACTGGGTGATCTCTGCATACGCGAAGGAAATCTCATAGGTTGCTCTTCTTATCGGAACTCCATTGGTGTTTGGGTCGCTGATCTCTCA TGTGTTGAGCCATACGGGACTGCTGATTCTGGCGCACCTCAAGAGAGAAGTCCTGTTGAGCTGAAGGCTGACATGCGAGAAAGTCAGTCTGCTGAAGCAACGTCAACTGTTGGGTCTTCTTTCGGCTCTCGTTCCTCATCCCCAGATACCGATTCTAAAGATATTAAGAACATATATGTGGACT ATGAGAAGCCAATTAGCTCTCGCAAAACGCGCTTACGGAATACATCAAAACCGGTGCCGTCTGATTTGAAGGAAACCAGCAAGTTATCGTCTAAAAAACACAATACTCCTAATGCTACATCTGGAAAATCTAATGGTCAAGCTGGTGGGAGGTCATTTATTACCCCAACCTTTGTTCCTAGAGACAGTTCAAGTGGTAAAAGTTTTTCCAATTCTAGAAGAGAGTCAATTACACCTGCAAAGCCTGGTAGTGTGGGGTCGATCAAGGCTACATACACAAGACAGTCATCCAAGAGCAAGTATGATGTGGATGCTGCAGATCCAAATTTCCTTGATAGGTTTGTACTGGAAGTGGGAACTAGAGACAGTTCAGGTGGCAAATGTTTTGCAAATTCTAGAAGAGAATCAATCGCACCTTCAAAGCCTACACTAACAAGGAAGTCATCCAGGACCAAATTTGATATAGATGATGCAGATCCAAATTTCCTTGATAGGCTTGTACTGGAAGTGGGAGCTAAGGATTTAGATGGAGACAAGAATCCAACTCCAGAAAGTTTTGAAGAGAAGTTTGAAGAAAAGCCATCTCCTCCAATAGTTTCTGACCCTCAGAGTG GCGGTGAGCCCTTTGATCGTCAAGAGATGCAAAGTGTAAAAGTGGCAGATGGAG TTGCTCATGGTAGGACACGGTCTCTTGTTGAGAAATTCGAAAGGGGAAGATTTGTGGGCAGTGAAGATCAAACAATCAGCGCATCCCCTGATGTCGTTGCTGATAGGATTAACAGCTCTGCGACGCTA AAAGAAGAGCCTCAAGTCTCTGGTAGAGAATCGCCCTCAGCAAGCGATGCATATGTTATTGAAGATCTTATGGAAAATCATGATGCTCTACTCAGTGGTCTTCGTGCTCGCCTCACAAAGTTGCAG ATGGTGCGGCACTTGTGGGAACGAAATGATATAAAAGGCGCCATTACAGCTCTGAAGACGTTGCCTGATCATTTT GTCCAGGCTGACGTAATTAGCGTTTTTGCGGAGAAGATGGAAATTGTTACCATGGACTTGTTCTCCTGTATGCTACCTATACTGGTGGGTCTCCTGGATAGCAAGATGGAAAG GCATGCAAAAATGTCTTTGGAGTTATTGCTGAAGCTTGTTGCATGTTATGGGCCTACAATACGCTCAACCATCTCAGCACCACGTTGTGTAGGTGTTGATCTTCATCAAGAAGAAAG GATTGCGTGCTGCAAACAGTGTTTTATCCAACTGCAGCAGATACAAGGACTTCTTCCTGCACTTGCCAG GAAGGGTGGATCAGTTGCAAGATCTGCTTTGGAATTGAATCTAATACTTCAAGATCATAGCGTATAA
- the LOC110799298 gene encoding katanin p80 WD40 repeat-containing subunit B1 homolog KTN80.2 isoform X1, whose product MAKRAYKLQEFAAHSANVNCLRIGKKACRLLLTGGDDHKVNLWSIGKPTSLMSLCGHTTPVESLAFDSTEVLVLGGASSGTVKLWDLQEAKMVRTLTGHRSNCTSVEFHPFGEFFASGSADTDLKIWDIRKKGCIHTYKGHNLGINAIKFTPDGRWVVSGGSDNVVKVWDLTAGKLLHDFKFHNGPITSLDFHPLEFLLATGSADRTVKFWDLETFEMIGSARPEAAGVRALTFHPDGRTLFCGYDNNLKVYSWEPVICHDSIDVGWSTLGDLCIREGNLIGCSSYRNSIGVWVADLSCVEPYGTADSGAPQERSPVELKADMRESQSAEATSTVGSSFGSRSSSPDTDSKDIKNIYVDYEKPISSRKTRLRNTSKPVPSDLKETSKLSSKKHNTPNATSGKSNGQAGGRSFITPTFVPRDSSSGKSFSNSRRESITPAKPGSVGSIKATYTRQSSKSKYDVDAADPNFLDRFVLEVGTRDSSGGKCFANSRRESIAPSKPTLTRKSSRTKFDIDDADPNFLDRLVLEVGAKDLDGDKNPTPESFEEKFEEKPSPPIVSDPQSVGGEPFDRQEMQSVKVADGAAAVAHGRTRSLVEKFERGRFVGSEDQTISASPDVVADRINSSATLKEEPQVSGRESPSASDAYVIEDLMENHDALLSGLRARLTKLQMVRHLWERNDIKGAITALKTLPDHFVQADVISVFAEKMEIVTMDLFSCMLPILVGLLDSKMERHAKMSLELLLKLVACYGPTIRSTISAPRCVGVDLHQEERIACCKQCFIQLQQIQGLLPALARKGGSVARSALELNLILQDHSV is encoded by the exons ATGGCGAAACGTGCTTATAAGCTCC AGGAATTTGCGGCACACTCagcaaatgtgaattgtcttcGGATAGGGAAGAAAGCATGCCGCCTTCTTCTGACGGGTGGAGATGATCATAAAGTTAACTTGTGGTCAATTGGCAAACCCACTTCTTTAATG AGCCTATGTGGCCATACCACTCCTGTCGAGAGCTTGGCCTTTGATTCGACAGAGGTGTTGGTGCTTGGTGGAGCTTCTTCTGGTACAGTGAAGTTATGGGATCTGCAAGAAGCAAAGA TGGTTCGAACTCTTACTGGTCATAGATCCAATTGCACTTCTGTTGAATTCCACCCATTTGGAGAATTTTTTGCATCTGGTTCAGCAGACACTGACTTAAAGATCTGGGATATAAGAAAAAAGGGATGTATTCACACATACAAGGGGCACAATCTCGGTATCAATGCTATTAAGTTCACACCTGATGGTCGATGGGTTGTTTCTGGTGGATCTGATAATGTTGTAAAG GTATGGGATTTAACTGCTGGAAAGTTGTTGCATGATTTCAAGTTTCATAATGGCCCTATCACATCCTTAGACTTCCACCCTCTCGAGTTCCTTCTAGCCACAG GTTCAGCAGATAGAACTGTTAAATTCTGGGATTTGGAAACTTTTGAAATGATTGGATCTGCCAGGCCCGAG GCTGCAGGAGTGCGTGCGCTAACCTTTCATCCTGATGGAAGGACCCTTTTTTGTGGATATGACAATAACCTGAAG GTTTATTCATGGGAGCCTGTAATATGTCATGATTCCATTGACGTTGGATGGTCAACACTGGGTGATCTCTGCATACGCGAAGGAAATCTCATAGGTTGCTCTTCTTATCGGAACTCCATTGGTGTTTGGGTCGCTGATCTCTCA TGTGTTGAGCCATACGGGACTGCTGATTCTGGCGCACCTCAAGAGAGAAGTCCTGTTGAGCTGAAGGCTGACATGCGAGAAAGTCAGTCTGCTGAAGCAACGTCAACTGTTGGGTCTTCTTTCGGCTCTCGTTCCTCATCCCCAGATACCGATTCTAAAGATATTAAGAACATATATGTGGACT ATGAGAAGCCAATTAGCTCTCGCAAAACGCGCTTACGGAATACATCAAAACCGGTGCCGTCTGATTTGAAGGAAACCAGCAAGTTATCGTCTAAAAAACACAATACTCCTAATGCTACATCTGGAAAATCTAATGGTCAAGCTGGTGGGAGGTCATTTATTACCCCAACCTTTGTTCCTAGAGACAGTTCAAGTGGTAAAAGTTTTTCCAATTCTAGAAGAGAGTCAATTACACCTGCAAAGCCTGGTAGTGTGGGGTCGATCAAGGCTACATACACAAGACAGTCATCCAAGAGCAAGTATGATGTGGATGCTGCAGATCCAAATTTCCTTGATAGGTTTGTACTGGAAGTGGGAACTAGAGACAGTTCAGGTGGCAAATGTTTTGCAAATTCTAGAAGAGAATCAATCGCACCTTCAAAGCCTACACTAACAAGGAAGTCATCCAGGACCAAATTTGATATAGATGATGCAGATCCAAATTTCCTTGATAGGCTTGTACTGGAAGTGGGAGCTAAGGATTTAGATGGAGACAAGAATCCAACTCCAGAAAGTTTTGAAGAGAAGTTTGAAGAAAAGCCATCTCCTCCAATAGTTTCTGACCCTCAGAGTG TAGGCGGTGAGCCCTTTGATCGTCAAGAGATGCAAAGTGTAAAAGTGGCAGATGGAG CTGCAGCAGTTGCTCATGGTAGGACACGGTCTCTTGTTGAGAAATTCGAAAGGGGAAGATTTGTGGGCAGTGAAGATCAAACAATCAGCGCATCCCCTGATGTCGTTGCTGATAGGATTAACAGCTCTGCGACGCTA AAAGAAGAGCCTCAAGTCTCTGGTAGAGAATCGCCCTCAGCAAGCGATGCATATGTTATTGAAGATCTTATGGAAAATCATGATGCTCTACTCAGTGGTCTTCGTGCTCGCCTCACAAAGTTGCAG ATGGTGCGGCACTTGTGGGAACGAAATGATATAAAAGGCGCCATTACAGCTCTGAAGACGTTGCCTGATCATTTT GTCCAGGCTGACGTAATTAGCGTTTTTGCGGAGAAGATGGAAATTGTTACCATGGACTTGTTCTCCTGTATGCTACCTATACTGGTGGGTCTCCTGGATAGCAAGATGGAAAG GCATGCAAAAATGTCTTTGGAGTTATTGCTGAAGCTTGTTGCATGTTATGGGCCTACAATACGCTCAACCATCTCAGCACCACGTTGTGTAGGTGTTGATCTTCATCAAGAAGAAAG GATTGCGTGCTGCAAACAGTGTTTTATCCAACTGCAGCAGATACAAGGACTTCTTCCTGCACTTGCCAG GAAGGGTGGATCAGTTGCAAGATCTGCTTTGGAATTGAATCTAATACTTCAAGATCATAGCGTATAA
- the LOC110799298 gene encoding katanin p80 WD40 repeat-containing subunit B1 homolog KTN80.2 isoform X3, producing MAKRAYKLQEFAAHSANVNCLRIGKKACRLLLTGGDDHKVNLWSIGKPTSLMSLCGHTTPVESLAFDSTEVLVLGGASSGTVKLWDLQEAKMVRTLTGHRSNCTSVEFHPFGEFFASGSADTDLKIWDIRKKGCIHTYKGHNLGINAIKFTPDGRWVVSGGSDNVVKVWDLTAGKLLHDFKFHNGPITSLDFHPLEFLLATGSADRTVKFWDLETFEMIGSARPEAAGVRALTFHPDGRTLFCGYDNNLKVYSWEPVICHDSIDVGWSTLGDLCIREGNLIGCSSYRNSIGVWVADLSCVEPYGTADSGAPQERSPVELKADMRESQSAEATSTVGSSFGSRSSSPDTDSKDIKNIYVDYEKPISSRKTRLRNTSKPVPSDLKETSKLSSKKHNTPNATSGKSNGQAGGRSFITPTFVPRDSSSGKSFSNSRRESITPAKPGSVGSIKATYTRQSSKSKYDVDAADPNFLDRFVLEVGTRDSSGGKCFANSRRESIAPSKPTLTRKSSRTKFDIDDADPNFLDRLVLEVGAKDLDGDKNPTPESFEEKFEEKPSPPIVSDPQSVGGEPFDRQEMQSVKVADGAVAHGRTRSLVEKFERGRFVGSEDQTISASPDVVADRINSSATLKEEPQVSGRESPSASDAYVIEDLMENHDALLSGLRARLTKLQMVRHLWERNDIKGAITALKTLPDHFVQADVISVFAEKMEIVTMDLFSCMLPILVGLLDSKMERHAKMSLELLLKLVACYGPTIRSTISAPRCVGVDLHQEERIACCKQCFIQLQQIQGLLPALARKGGSVARSALELNLILQDHSV from the exons ATGGCGAAACGTGCTTATAAGCTCC AGGAATTTGCGGCACACTCagcaaatgtgaattgtcttcGGATAGGGAAGAAAGCATGCCGCCTTCTTCTGACGGGTGGAGATGATCATAAAGTTAACTTGTGGTCAATTGGCAAACCCACTTCTTTAATG AGCCTATGTGGCCATACCACTCCTGTCGAGAGCTTGGCCTTTGATTCGACAGAGGTGTTGGTGCTTGGTGGAGCTTCTTCTGGTACAGTGAAGTTATGGGATCTGCAAGAAGCAAAGA TGGTTCGAACTCTTACTGGTCATAGATCCAATTGCACTTCTGTTGAATTCCACCCATTTGGAGAATTTTTTGCATCTGGTTCAGCAGACACTGACTTAAAGATCTGGGATATAAGAAAAAAGGGATGTATTCACACATACAAGGGGCACAATCTCGGTATCAATGCTATTAAGTTCACACCTGATGGTCGATGGGTTGTTTCTGGTGGATCTGATAATGTTGTAAAG GTATGGGATTTAACTGCTGGAAAGTTGTTGCATGATTTCAAGTTTCATAATGGCCCTATCACATCCTTAGACTTCCACCCTCTCGAGTTCCTTCTAGCCACAG GTTCAGCAGATAGAACTGTTAAATTCTGGGATTTGGAAACTTTTGAAATGATTGGATCTGCCAGGCCCGAG GCTGCAGGAGTGCGTGCGCTAACCTTTCATCCTGATGGAAGGACCCTTTTTTGTGGATATGACAATAACCTGAAG GTTTATTCATGGGAGCCTGTAATATGTCATGATTCCATTGACGTTGGATGGTCAACACTGGGTGATCTCTGCATACGCGAAGGAAATCTCATAGGTTGCTCTTCTTATCGGAACTCCATTGGTGTTTGGGTCGCTGATCTCTCA TGTGTTGAGCCATACGGGACTGCTGATTCTGGCGCACCTCAAGAGAGAAGTCCTGTTGAGCTGAAGGCTGACATGCGAGAAAGTCAGTCTGCTGAAGCAACGTCAACTGTTGGGTCTTCTTTCGGCTCTCGTTCCTCATCCCCAGATACCGATTCTAAAGATATTAAGAACATATATGTGGACT ATGAGAAGCCAATTAGCTCTCGCAAAACGCGCTTACGGAATACATCAAAACCGGTGCCGTCTGATTTGAAGGAAACCAGCAAGTTATCGTCTAAAAAACACAATACTCCTAATGCTACATCTGGAAAATCTAATGGTCAAGCTGGTGGGAGGTCATTTATTACCCCAACCTTTGTTCCTAGAGACAGTTCAAGTGGTAAAAGTTTTTCCAATTCTAGAAGAGAGTCAATTACACCTGCAAAGCCTGGTAGTGTGGGGTCGATCAAGGCTACATACACAAGACAGTCATCCAAGAGCAAGTATGATGTGGATGCTGCAGATCCAAATTTCCTTGATAGGTTTGTACTGGAAGTGGGAACTAGAGACAGTTCAGGTGGCAAATGTTTTGCAAATTCTAGAAGAGAATCAATCGCACCTTCAAAGCCTACACTAACAAGGAAGTCATCCAGGACCAAATTTGATATAGATGATGCAGATCCAAATTTCCTTGATAGGCTTGTACTGGAAGTGGGAGCTAAGGATTTAGATGGAGACAAGAATCCAACTCCAGAAAGTTTTGAAGAGAAGTTTGAAGAAAAGCCATCTCCTCCAATAGTTTCTGACCCTCAGAGTG TAGGCGGTGAGCCCTTTGATCGTCAAGAGATGCAAAGTGTAAAAGTGGCAGATGGAG CAGTTGCTCATGGTAGGACACGGTCTCTTGTTGAGAAATTCGAAAGGGGAAGATTTGTGGGCAGTGAAGATCAAACAATCAGCGCATCCCCTGATGTCGTTGCTGATAGGATTAACAGCTCTGCGACGCTA AAAGAAGAGCCTCAAGTCTCTGGTAGAGAATCGCCCTCAGCAAGCGATGCATATGTTATTGAAGATCTTATGGAAAATCATGATGCTCTACTCAGTGGTCTTCGTGCTCGCCTCACAAAGTTGCAG ATGGTGCGGCACTTGTGGGAACGAAATGATATAAAAGGCGCCATTACAGCTCTGAAGACGTTGCCTGATCATTTT GTCCAGGCTGACGTAATTAGCGTTTTTGCGGAGAAGATGGAAATTGTTACCATGGACTTGTTCTCCTGTATGCTACCTATACTGGTGGGTCTCCTGGATAGCAAGATGGAAAG GCATGCAAAAATGTCTTTGGAGTTATTGCTGAAGCTTGTTGCATGTTATGGGCCTACAATACGCTCAACCATCTCAGCACCACGTTGTGTAGGTGTTGATCTTCATCAAGAAGAAAG GATTGCGTGCTGCAAACAGTGTTTTATCCAACTGCAGCAGATACAAGGACTTCTTCCTGCACTTGCCAG GAAGGGTGGATCAGTTGCAAGATCTGCTTTGGAATTGAATCTAATACTTCAAGATCATAGCGTATAA
- the LOC110799298 gene encoding katanin p80 WD40 repeat-containing subunit B1 homolog KTN80.2 isoform X4 — protein MAKRAYKLQEFAAHSANVNCLRIGKKACRLLLTGGDDHKVNLWSIGKPTSLMSLCGHTTPVESLAFDSTEVLVLGGASSGTVKLWDLQEAKMVRTLTGHRSNCTSVEFHPFGEFFASGSADTDLKIWDIRKKGCIHTYKGHNLGINAIKFTPDGRWVVSGGSDNVVKVWDLTAGKLLHDFKFHNGPITSLDFHPLEFLLATGSADRTVKFWDLETFEMIGSARPEAAGVRALTFHPDGRTLFCGYDNNLKVYSWEPVICHDSIDVGWSTLGDLCIREGNLIGCSSYRNSIGVWVADLSCVEPYGTADSGAPQERSPVELKADMRESQSAEATSTVGSSFGSRSSSPDTDSKDIKNIYVDYEKPISSRKTRLRNTSKPVPSDLKETSKLSSKKHNTPNATSGKSNGQAGGRSFITPTFVPRDSSSGKSFSNSRRESITPAKPGSVGSIKATYTRQSSKSKYDVDAADPNFLDRFVLEVGTRDSSGGKCFANSRRESIAPSKPTLTRKSSRTKFDIDDADPNFLDRLVLEVGAKDLDGDKNPTPESFEEKFEEKPSPPIVSDPQSVGGEPFDRQEMQSVKVADGVAHGRTRSLVEKFERGRFVGSEDQTISASPDVVADRINSSATLKEEPQVSGRESPSASDAYVIEDLMENHDALLSGLRARLTKLQMVRHLWERNDIKGAITALKTLPDHFVQADVISVFAEKMEIVTMDLFSCMLPILVGLLDSKMERHAKMSLELLLKLVACYGPTIRSTISAPRCVGVDLHQEERIACCKQCFIQLQQIQGLLPALARKGGSVARSALELNLILQDHSV, from the exons ATGGCGAAACGTGCTTATAAGCTCC AGGAATTTGCGGCACACTCagcaaatgtgaattgtcttcGGATAGGGAAGAAAGCATGCCGCCTTCTTCTGACGGGTGGAGATGATCATAAAGTTAACTTGTGGTCAATTGGCAAACCCACTTCTTTAATG AGCCTATGTGGCCATACCACTCCTGTCGAGAGCTTGGCCTTTGATTCGACAGAGGTGTTGGTGCTTGGTGGAGCTTCTTCTGGTACAGTGAAGTTATGGGATCTGCAAGAAGCAAAGA TGGTTCGAACTCTTACTGGTCATAGATCCAATTGCACTTCTGTTGAATTCCACCCATTTGGAGAATTTTTTGCATCTGGTTCAGCAGACACTGACTTAAAGATCTGGGATATAAGAAAAAAGGGATGTATTCACACATACAAGGGGCACAATCTCGGTATCAATGCTATTAAGTTCACACCTGATGGTCGATGGGTTGTTTCTGGTGGATCTGATAATGTTGTAAAG GTATGGGATTTAACTGCTGGAAAGTTGTTGCATGATTTCAAGTTTCATAATGGCCCTATCACATCCTTAGACTTCCACCCTCTCGAGTTCCTTCTAGCCACAG GTTCAGCAGATAGAACTGTTAAATTCTGGGATTTGGAAACTTTTGAAATGATTGGATCTGCCAGGCCCGAG GCTGCAGGAGTGCGTGCGCTAACCTTTCATCCTGATGGAAGGACCCTTTTTTGTGGATATGACAATAACCTGAAG GTTTATTCATGGGAGCCTGTAATATGTCATGATTCCATTGACGTTGGATGGTCAACACTGGGTGATCTCTGCATACGCGAAGGAAATCTCATAGGTTGCTCTTCTTATCGGAACTCCATTGGTGTTTGGGTCGCTGATCTCTCA TGTGTTGAGCCATACGGGACTGCTGATTCTGGCGCACCTCAAGAGAGAAGTCCTGTTGAGCTGAAGGCTGACATGCGAGAAAGTCAGTCTGCTGAAGCAACGTCAACTGTTGGGTCTTCTTTCGGCTCTCGTTCCTCATCCCCAGATACCGATTCTAAAGATATTAAGAACATATATGTGGACT ATGAGAAGCCAATTAGCTCTCGCAAAACGCGCTTACGGAATACATCAAAACCGGTGCCGTCTGATTTGAAGGAAACCAGCAAGTTATCGTCTAAAAAACACAATACTCCTAATGCTACATCTGGAAAATCTAATGGTCAAGCTGGTGGGAGGTCATTTATTACCCCAACCTTTGTTCCTAGAGACAGTTCAAGTGGTAAAAGTTTTTCCAATTCTAGAAGAGAGTCAATTACACCTGCAAAGCCTGGTAGTGTGGGGTCGATCAAGGCTACATACACAAGACAGTCATCCAAGAGCAAGTATGATGTGGATGCTGCAGATCCAAATTTCCTTGATAGGTTTGTACTGGAAGTGGGAACTAGAGACAGTTCAGGTGGCAAATGTTTTGCAAATTCTAGAAGAGAATCAATCGCACCTTCAAAGCCTACACTAACAAGGAAGTCATCCAGGACCAAATTTGATATAGATGATGCAGATCCAAATTTCCTTGATAGGCTTGTACTGGAAGTGGGAGCTAAGGATTTAGATGGAGACAAGAATCCAACTCCAGAAAGTTTTGAAGAGAAGTTTGAAGAAAAGCCATCTCCTCCAATAGTTTCTGACCCTCAGAGTG TAGGCGGTGAGCCCTTTGATCGTCAAGAGATGCAAAGTGTAAAAGTGGCAGATGGAG TTGCTCATGGTAGGACACGGTCTCTTGTTGAGAAATTCGAAAGGGGAAGATTTGTGGGCAGTGAAGATCAAACAATCAGCGCATCCCCTGATGTCGTTGCTGATAGGATTAACAGCTCTGCGACGCTA AAAGAAGAGCCTCAAGTCTCTGGTAGAGAATCGCCCTCAGCAAGCGATGCATATGTTATTGAAGATCTTATGGAAAATCATGATGCTCTACTCAGTGGTCTTCGTGCTCGCCTCACAAAGTTGCAG ATGGTGCGGCACTTGTGGGAACGAAATGATATAAAAGGCGCCATTACAGCTCTGAAGACGTTGCCTGATCATTTT GTCCAGGCTGACGTAATTAGCGTTTTTGCGGAGAAGATGGAAATTGTTACCATGGACTTGTTCTCCTGTATGCTACCTATACTGGTGGGTCTCCTGGATAGCAAGATGGAAAG GCATGCAAAAATGTCTTTGGAGTTATTGCTGAAGCTTGTTGCATGTTATGGGCCTACAATACGCTCAACCATCTCAGCACCACGTTGTGTAGGTGTTGATCTTCATCAAGAAGAAAG GATTGCGTGCTGCAAACAGTGTTTTATCCAACTGCAGCAGATACAAGGACTTCTTCCTGCACTTGCCAG GAAGGGTGGATCAGTTGCAAGATCTGCTTTGGAATTGAATCTAATACTTCAAGATCATAGCGTATAA